A stretch of Amycolatopsis balhimycina FH 1894 DNA encodes these proteins:
- a CDS encoding SCO1664 family protein, whose protein sequence is MAATPDPADPASRELVTHGRIDVEGRLVDASNVTLFCAIELDGVTGRVVYKPVSGERPLWDFPDGTLAGREVATAIVADATGLGAIPPTVLRDGPFGPGMVQLWIETTEDDLVEVLPPDDVPDGWRPVLHAHDRLGEPAVLAHANHPGLRDLAVLDIVVNNTDRKGGHLLPGVDGRVYGVDHGICLHTDPKLRTVLWGWIGEPVPPDTVEKLRKLRSELDGELGETLSEHITGFEVRALAERTDLLLSEGIFPAPGDDWRAIPWPLF, encoded by the coding sequence ATGGCCGCGACCCCCGATCCGGCCGACCCGGCGTCCCGCGAGCTGGTCACCCACGGCCGCATCGACGTCGAAGGGCGGCTGGTGGACGCCTCCAACGTCACGCTCTTCTGCGCCATCGAGCTCGACGGCGTCACGGGCCGGGTCGTGTACAAGCCGGTGTCGGGGGAGCGGCCGCTGTGGGACTTCCCCGACGGCACCCTGGCCGGGCGCGAAGTCGCCACCGCGATCGTCGCCGACGCCACCGGCCTCGGCGCGATCCCGCCCACCGTGCTGCGCGACGGCCCGTTCGGCCCCGGCATGGTCCAGCTGTGGATCGAGACCACCGAAGACGACCTTGTGGAAGTCCTGCCGCCCGACGACGTCCCCGACGGCTGGCGCCCGGTGCTGCACGCCCACGACCGGCTCGGCGAACCCGCGGTGCTGGCCCACGCGAACCACCCCGGGCTGCGCGACCTCGCCGTGCTCGACATCGTCGTCAACAACACCGACCGCAAGGGCGGGCACCTCCTGCCCGGCGTCGACGGCCGCGTCTACGGCGTCGACCACGGCATCTGCCTGCACACCGACCCGAAGCTGCGGACCGTCCTGTGGGGCTGGATCGGCGAGCCCGTGCCCCCGGACACCGTCGAGAAGCTCCGCAAACTGCGCTCGGAGCTCGACGGCGAGCTCGGCGAGACGCTTTCCGAGCACATCACCGGCTTCGAGGTCAGGGCGCTCGCCGAACGCACCGACCTGCTGCTTTCCGAGGGCATCTTCCCCGCACCCGGCGACGACTGGCGCGCGATCCCGTGGCCCCTGTTCTGA
- a CDS encoding DUF3090 family protein, whose product MSRVIHVFRQPDRFVAGTVGEPGDRTFYLQASEDVRTISVTIEKQQVVVLAERLSSLLEEVASRFGADVPDDVPDDLVDVDPLTVPVEEEFRVGTMGLGWDADSSAVVIELLAITEGEVDETVVLDDTEEGPDAVRVFLSPAAARAFAERADRVVNAGRKPCPLCGEPLDPAGHICPRQNGYRRDTDAGED is encoded by the coding sequence ATGTCTCGCGTAATCCACGTCTTCCGCCAGCCGGATCGGTTCGTCGCCGGCACCGTCGGCGAGCCCGGCGATCGTACTTTCTACCTCCAGGCGTCCGAGGACGTGCGCACGATCAGCGTCACCATCGAAAAACAGCAGGTCGTCGTCCTCGCGGAGCGTCTCAGCTCACTGCTCGAGGAAGTCGCCAGCCGCTTCGGCGCCGACGTGCCCGACGACGTCCCCGACGACCTCGTCGACGTCGACCCCCTCACCGTGCCGGTCGAGGAGGAGTTCCGCGTCGGCACCATGGGGCTGGGCTGGGACGCCGACAGCAGCGCGGTCGTCATCGAGCTGCTCGCCATCACCGAGGGCGAGGTCGACGAAACGGTCGTGCTCGACGACACCGAGGAAGGCCCGGACGCCGTCCGCGTCTTCCTCAGCCCGGCCGCCGCCCGCGCCTTCGCCGAGCGCGCCGACCGCGTCGTCAACGCCGGTCGCAAACCGTGCCCGCTGTGCGGCGAGCCGCTCGACCCGGCCGGGCACATCTGCCCCCGGCAGAACGGCTACCGGCGCGACACCGACGCGGGCGAAGACTGA